DNA sequence from the Oncorhynchus clarkii lewisi isolate Uvic-CL-2024 chromosome 9, UVic_Ocla_1.0, whole genome shotgun sequence genome:
CCTCGTCCTTTTCAGCTATCTTCCTGTCGACCTCAGTCTTGAACTGGTTCAGCTCCAGTTGGACACGTAGGGTCTTGCTCTCCTCATGCTCAAGGGTGCCCTGACTCGGAGCAATAGAACAGTGTCACATTTAGCGGAGTTACAGGGTCACACCAACCTAACACCCCTGTCAGATCACTCCTCTCAGGTTTCCACTGGTGTCTCTGTACCCTTGTGGTAAGAATAGACACTTTCCAACCACAGTCAGTTCTGTGTGCTCACCTCAGCTTCCTCCAGAGCAGCCTTGATGTCACTCTTCTCGACATCCAGAACCTTCTTCATCCTCTCCAGCTCATGGATGGTCTTCCCACCCTGGCTGATCTGGTCAGCTAGGTCAGCTATCTCCTCTGGGGAAACAAATAACACTATGGGCTAGATAGACAGGCCTTTGTGTTCACTCTTGTGACGTTTATTAGCATTGTCTTAAAACAGGTGGTGTCACTCCTACAACCACGCTCGTCCCTCAAACGACAATGGTTTACTCGTATTATTTAGAGCAGTGTTTACCTTGCAGGTTCTTGCTTTCCCGTTTGAGTGTCTCCAGGTGGTCTATGGCCTCCTCGTAGGAGTTCTTCAACTTGAAGAGTTCAGTGCTCAGGCTGCGAGACTCCTTCTGAGAGCTCTCCAGCTCCGACTGGCAGTCCTCATACTTCTGCCTCCACTCTGACAGCACCTGCAGCATTTTACATTGTCAGTACTCATGTTTAGGACTTATTGTGCACAAGGGTTGTCATGCAAATTTGAAAATCCTTCTTTTGACGACTTACTAACTACTAATGCCTATGGGCTCACTGCTTACCTTGTCAAAGTTGCGTTGTCTCTTGTCCAGGGCAAGGGCAGCAGCATTGGAGCGCTCCAGGTCCACCATCAGGTCTTCGATTTCGGTCTGCAGACGGTGCTTGGTTTTCTCCAGAGAGGAGCATTTAGCATGAGATGTCTCCACTGCCTCTTCAGTGTTCTGAAGACGCACCGCCAGCTTCTTCCTTTAAGGTCACAGTCAGGGGTTAACATGAAAGTTTATCAGAAGAGCAATAAGCCAGTATTGTTCAAAAGCTTTTTTCACGCTAATTTATGTAGACAAACAGATCATTTGAGAGCATCAGACTTACTTTGTTTCCTCCAGCTCCTCAGTCCTCTGGATGGCATCGATCTCATACTTGGTCCTCCACTGAGCCACCTCAGCATTGGCCTTGACTAGGGCCTGCTGCAGCTCAGATTTGGCCTCCTGCTCCTGCTCATACTGCTCCCTAAGCAGGTCACAGTCATGTCTGGAGGACTGGAGGGCATGGGCCAGGGCATTCTTAGCCTGGGACAGACAAGGAAGAAATCACATCATTCATATTCTTGTTATGGGGTCTGACAGGAAAAAGCCTTTTTTCCTATATTTTTACATATCAGGTTGATCACTTAATATTTGACTTAagtgtgacctctgaccttgttctcctcctccagctgtttTTTCAGTTCCTCAGTGTTCTGGCTGAAGGAGATCTTAGTGCGCTGCAGCTGACTGACCATAGCCTCCTGCTCCTCCAGCCTACGACTGTACTcagctacacacagagagatagagagagagacaaagagagatacaTTTGGTGAGTTTCCCAAAGTCGGTTGACCTTCTGCCATGCCGTGGCCCATGTGACCCTTACAGCTCTCAGTGACAGCGCAGGCTCTCTGGTTGCTGATGTCAGTCAGTTGTCTCTGGAGCTCCTCTACTTTGGCCCGGGCCTCGTTCATCTGATCCTCATACAGatgacacatcttctctgtggtAGCCTGTTATCAAGCAAAACTCTGCCTTAGCATACATTACATAAAACTCAGTATTTTCTAACTTCTCATTCTGTTGCAATTCAGACCATCCCAACTAGCCTTGTGTCTGGGACACTGAGGAGACCGCCACATCTCAGTGACCAGGCgaaccctctcaccccctcaccTTGGACTTGGAGAGGCGCTCCAGGTTAGAAGCCAGGTCCTCTGCTTCCATCCTGTACTCCGccttctccttctccagcttCTGTTTGACACGCTGTAGCATATCAATCTGCCCGCCAAGCTCTGCCACGCTGTCAGCGTGCTTCCTCCTCAGGGCGGCCGCTGTGGCCTCGTGGTGAAGCCCCACCTCCTCCAAGTCTCTCCGCATCTTCAGGAAGTCCTGCTCGCGCTTCTTGTTCATGGCGATCTGGGCGGCCGAGGCCCCGCCTGCCTCCTCCAGCCTCTCGCTCAGTTCCTCCAGCTCCCGGGACACGTCGCCACGCTGCTTTTCTGCCTTGGTCCTCCACAGCCTCTCCGCCTCCaactcctcctccacttcctcgaTTCGAGtctgagggagaggcaggggaacATTTACATGAGCAATTTAGTAACATACCTTATCTTCCAATGGAGATGTCTTTATAAGTGCTAAATGTCCTTTTATCTTCTGTACTTTGTTGTTTTTGATTACGCATAGATGTACATAGATGTGATGCATTATAGATGACTCCAAAGGAAATACCACGTTTAACTATGACCGCATTTAGTGTGGAAAAACTGGTGGTCTACAATGTagcttttaaaatattttgtttgtttgttggtatGGTCAACTATTGTATCATTGTGGAGTGATGCTTAATACATTTTTTCTAACTAACTTTACAAAAGAAGAGAAAACAGAGGCAGATAGACATACTTGCAATTCCTTTATTTTCTTTTGGAGTTGAATGACTAGGGCTTGCTCATCTTCTACCTTCGAACTGAACTGACTCATTTCAAAGTCTCTTCTGTACAGGGGGAGATAGTGAGGAGTCAGAGGAATAGACGGTACAAAAAATATTTAACATAgataaacatttcactgtaaaatgCTGATAAGTGATTCATTTGCACACTAATTGACAGTCAGTAAGTAGTTTATTTATACTTGGTCAGTTAACAAGGATTTCACAGACCTCTTATAAAGGCCTTATTAACTAACAGATTGAAGAGATGATTCTCACTTCTTGAGTTTCTCCTCCAGCTGCTGCTTGTCATTCTCCAGGTCCATGACAGACTCCATGGACAGCTTCAGATCCCCCTCCAGCTTACGCTTGATCCGCTCCAGATCCATACGCACCTTCTTCTCCTGCTCCAAGGAACCTTCCAACTTGGGGGGGTTACATCAGTATAAGATATCTCATATCGCTGTGTGCTTAACTAAGGAGATAGTTAGTTAGGTTACTGTTTGAGGTGAAAGTGTGTATTTTTCATGTCCCTTTACTCACATCGTCCACTTGCTGCTCCAGCTTGATCTTGGCCTTGTTCAACATGTTGACCTTGTCATCCTCGACCTGCAGGTCAGTCAGGGCCTGCTGGTGGGCCTCCTGCAGAGCCTTCTTCTCCTTGGTCAGGCTCAGGATGGACTTGTCCAGAACACCAATttcctccatcaggttcttcacCTGAGGAAAGACAGGGGAACAAACAATGTGGAACAAATAACATATCAGAACAAAAGGAAGGAAATATACCAGCAATGTGAGAAATAATCTCTGTAATATAATATACACGGTACAGTAAATTGACTGCCCAGGTAAAACCAAGAGGTTTACAGGAATGCTGAATAATGTCTCTGCAAGCAGTGAGCCACCATTCCCCTGCTCACCTTGTTCTCCGTGCcatgtctctccttctccaccttgGCCAGGGTGATCTCCAGGTCGTCGATATCCTTCTTCAGCTCTGCACACTCGTCCTCCAGCTTGCGTTTATTGGCAGTCAGGCTGGCGttcatctcctcctcatcttccagTCTCTCCATCAGCTCTTTGATCTTGGCCTCCAGCTGCAGCTTGGCCTTGATCAGCAGGTCACAGCGGTCTTCTGCATCCGCCAGGTTGTCCTGCTCCTGAGGTCAGGGGTGACACAGAGACTTCCTGTTTAGTACTTCCCCTTCGCATCTCTTATCTTGATGTATTGCCTAATCGTCTCTGGTCGATTCTTATTAAGTCTACATTAATCTTGTCTCATCATATTGTCTTCATCTTTACTAATCCTGTCTCATTAATCCTCATCTTAATGTTATTCCGTTGTACAGTGTGTTCTCTGATCTCATCTGTAAACACTCACTGCCTGCAGCTGCAGGGCCAGGTCGTTCTTCTCCTGGATCAGGgccacctgtctctcctccacctccttgcGCTTGGTCTCTGACTTGCCAAACGCCTCCTTCAGCTTGGCAAACTCCTCCTTGAGGGCGGCCAGCTCCTTCTCGGCCGTGGCACTCCTCAGGAGAGGCCGGAGCTTGAAGAACAGCATCATCCATGGCCAGTTCTTCACCGCTGCAAAAGCACGGATGTTCCACTGGATCACCTCTATAGCCTCTctgtggaggtagagggggaaggcATTCAGGGTTACACAGGTGAATGAGGTGAATGATTTGTGTGCACTATGGTGATGAAGTAAGTTGTATTTTCCGAATGACCTTTGAGACTGAACGGGAAAGGGAAAATGCTTCAACATATGCCTGATTTGATTAGGGATAGAGAAGTGAGAGTATAACACATTTAAAGTGTGTATTAGTAGAGCTTTTTGGAAATGGGCTGTGAAGCAGTAGACCATAAAGGTAGCTAGAATTCTTTGTCCTATGGCTTTCCACCCTTACACTTGTGTCCAATGAACTGGTCATGTTCGTGGGCTGGTGGTGTGGTCCAgattcctcccttcctcctgttCTAAATTAGATCTGTGTGTGCCCTGCTTACCAAATATGGCCCAGCGAGCACTGGTCATTGGATCATTTGCTTTACAATACCGGGTGCTATGACACAGCAAGCATTCCAGACGGGGAAATAAATCAATAGTGAATCCCAGGAAAAGCAAGGCAGAGACTCACTGTGGGCCAGACAAAGGTCAGGTAGAGGTCCTTTATTATATGAAACTCCAGCCCTCTGTGAAACCGAAGACTTAATCCCTTATCACCTGACCAGTTATTCCAGCTATGTGGGGGCTCTAAACTCCAGGCTCCATGGACAAAAGGGGGCCGGGGGAGAATGTGTTATTATTAATATGAGGCTGGGCTGGAGGACATGACAGCTGCTGTTACTGATCTTTAAGGGCCATGTGTCAACCCCTCCTGTTTTTGTAAGCACCATTTGCACCCGGAGGTTATAACGGGCTATTTCCacaaggaccacacacacacacacacaatgtaaagCAAGCAAGTGCTGACACACGCTCGCCACACTCCACGCATGCCATGTACATACCGACAAACCTGAGGGCAAATACACACACTAACCCACACAAAACACTACTAAATAACCTTGTCAATGGGCCTGAAAACTCAAGACACGGCAGTCCCAGTGGAACcgtctgacctgtgttacctaccTCTTGTCCATCATCTTGCGTCTCTCCATCCTCATGAGTTTGCCCCGCAGCATAGCCTGCAGCATGGTAAGGATCTCCGATAGCCTTTCATCCCTCATGTCCTCCAGCAGGCCCAGCAGCCCTGCCTTGAAAAACACCTGAGGACACCCAGACCATACTGTCAGTTATAGTGGATCTCTCTAAGTCTGCCCCAATACACATGAACATACTGTCTGTTTCTGTCAACAACCGATTCGGAGTGGCCATACTATAAGCTTCAGCCCCAACACAAGGCACACCTGAGATGAGAGCTCAAAACACAAGGGTATCTCTCAGCTGCAAACTCATCCAGGTGCACTAGTGCCAGTCATACAGTATCCaccttggtgattccaaacttgtACTGGGTGTGGTCTATGTCCAGGGAGCCCAGCAGCTTCTCCACAGCCTTCCTGCTGTCCACAAAGGAGTCCTCTGGGATCGCCATGGGGTTCAGGATACGATAGCTGCACAGGACAGAACACACAGCAGGGAAGACAAAGAAAGTCATTTATTCTGCATTATTGCCATCTTGATAACGAGACGGTCCACACGTGTTTTGCTGCGTTCACAATGGCAGTCCAATTCTGATATTGTTTTTCtccacaaattggtcttttgaccaatcacatcagatctttttcagagctgatctgatttgtaaaaaaaataaaaattagttACAAAAAGATCAGAATTAGGCTTCCTGTCTAAATACAGCCTTTGTGTCTCTGTATGTTAAAGTTCAACATTGTCCAGAGAGGTGCTGTGCCCACCGTTGTTTGAACTCTGCATATAGGATCCGGTTAGGGAAGCCCTTCCTGCAGATACGGATTCCCTCCAGCACTCCGTTACACCGCAACTGGTGGAGGACCTGGAATGGCTCCAAGTCCCCTGGGATAAAGAGGACAGAAAGAATCAACCTTGCAGCACTGAGACACCTAGCAGCAGAGATGGAGCCAACGGTGACACGGTGAAGTCAGTTGTATTAAAGCTTTAGATATGTCATAATCCATTACCTGGAGTCTTTGACTCATTGGGGATAATGCATCGCACAAAGTGAGGCTGGGTGCTGCGTAGGTTGGCCATCAGTTTGTTCAGATTTTCCTGCAAATGGGCAGATTGGCAGAAAGTGGATATGATTTATAATTCAATCAGCAAGTAAAAGTGTCTTAGTTGATAAATCCCACAAATCCTTTTGATCCAATCCTGTACCTCACCTAAAACAACAATGTGTTGAGGGAACATTACATTAAGGAAGTGAGGGTGCTCTTCTCCAAGGTGTGTCTTACCTCATCCTCGTTCTCAGAGGCATGAAAGAGTGGAGGTAGCACAGACTTAAAGTGATGTTCATGAGTTGAGTTACCTAAACATCACTGCAAGTCTTAACTACTTCCCTCTCAACTCAGACACGTCACCGTGACATCAGGAAAACAACAGAGCACATTTAACTACTTCCCTCTCAACTCAGGCACGTCACGGTGACATCAGGAAAACAACAGAGCACATTTAAATACTTCCCTTCTTCTGATCTTTACTAAACAACACGCCACTTAGACACACTCTTATAATGCCCGTCTGTCTCTACCGCCCTCTTATACACACCTTGTGAAGCTGTGACACAGTCTGGAAGGAGACCCctttcttcctctttcctctggCCTCGGTCTTTGGATCAGCAGCTGGAAGATCAATCCGTGGATCACGAGGACTTCATTTCCCCATTTACTTTAGTTTCACTTTCAAATATGTGAGGatataaagttgaaataaaatacCTGCATCACTACTGATGAAGTTCTCAAAGAGGCTTGCCAACAGTTTATTAGATGACTTCTGGAAGCAGGTGACTATTGTCTCATTTAAGGGATCTTTATTTTTGTCCAGCCATCCACTGATGTTGTATGGtacctggagaggggtggagagagaggcagggtcaACGATGACATCCAATAGATTTGTATAAAAGTAAATGTCTCAAATGAACCGTGGGTAGAAACACACCCATTCCACACACAACAGCACAGACTGGAAGACTTACCACTCCTGCATAGTGCACCAGCTCAAAGTGGGTCTCATATTTGCGTTTCTTGTCAAGCCGTGGCTTGAGGAAGTTGGGAGACTTGCCCACGTGGTTGTCATACAGCTTGGTCTTAAAGCTGACATCAGTGGCCTTTGGAAACATGCATTCTTCCTCCAGGATGGACAGTATGCCCATGGACTGCAGGAAACACACAAACAGTATaatattacacacacatacaaccccccccccccaacatcgGCAGTTCCCTCAGCTCTAGCCCCTTATTTGAATGGCTGAGACAAGAGACACAGACCTTCTCTATGAGGTTGATACAGGCTTGTAGATCCAGGCCAAAGTCTATAAAGGTCCAGTCAATACCCTCCCTCTTATACTCCTCCTGCTCCAGGATGAACATGTGGTGGTTGAAATACTGTTGCAGTTTCTCATTGGTGAAGTTGATACACAGCTGCTCAAAGTTGTTGAACTTGAGCGGAGAACggagagatggggaagggggGAGGGGTGGAAAAGAAGGACAGGTTTATGAGCTGAAACAGTCTGGAGAAAGACCATATCAAATCATGCAGAGTTTGGTCAGAAGCAGGCTTTATAATGTGTAGGCCTACCGCGAAGATCTCAAACCCTGCAATGTCCAGCACACCGATGAAGAACTGCCGAGGCAGTGCCGTGTAAAGGCTGTTGTTAATCCGGCCCACCATCCACTTGAACATGCGGTCGTAGGTGGATTTGGCTAGAGCACCAACTGAATAGTTCACCTACACAAAGGAAACAGATAGCTGTTACAGTATATCACAGACTCAGAAAGCAATATTGGTCATGTGAATAATCTTTCCTTTAAGTCTATAATACCTTCTTGTTCTACGGGTGTtttacagagacagagaaagagagctcaCCTGCTCAACAGTCTGGCCCTTAATGATGTACTCGTTCCCCACTTTGACCCGAGGGTGCAGCAGTCCTTTGATGAGGTCAGCTGAACTGATCCCCATCAGGTAGGAGGCTTTGTCAGCACCTGAAGAGCaaagcacatacatacacactgcatgTATTGGGTGGTGTCCTATATGGACACTGTTACGAGTAAATATATTCTATTCATGTTCCATTAAGTAAATGGAATTGAGGACTCACTTTCAGTGCCGTCAGCTTCTGCTTGCTCCTCTCTCTGAACCGTCTTGAACTTCATGTTGCCAAAGTGCATGATGGCCCCCACTATTTTATAGCAGCCATACTTCTCCTCAGGAGTAAAGCCCAGACTGTCCATAGCATGCTGAGGGaggggtcagggagggagagagacagagactagtGAGTTAGGAGAAAACAGACAGGATAGAGAGACACACAATAGAGATGGAACTCAACAtagcagagagaaggaaagagcaTTTGTAGAAAGAGGCAGAGCTTACATCTGTGGCCAACAGTTCCTCTTCGTCATTCATGTTCTCCACTTTTGTCACACCCTGGGAGCAGAAGTGGTAGTCGAAGGGATTGGTGGAAATCAACAAAATGTCTGGAAGATCAACGAGAAGACATCATGTTAAAGTCATGGGACACTTGGAGAACTCTGAACTGATAAAACTATTGGGATAGATATTTTCTCATTTAATGTATCCATTGCTAAATATGCCCTTGGCTGTGATCTTTGGTTGTGGCCTTCCAATACCTTGAAGCTCTGGTTTCTTGTGAGATAAAATCTGGTAGTAGATATGGTAGCTCCTCTCTTCAGGCTGCTGAAAGACTACTCTGGACTTCTCCAGAAGATCTACACATGGTGACAGTGCAGAGGAGGTTTGCATTGGCCTGGAGGATTACTGTTGGATGTGAAAAACTCAATTCTACATGGTGTGATGTCAGACAGCTTACATATGTCAATATCAGCAGAGGCCAGTTTCCCTGTAGGACCGAAGTGGATCCTGATGAACTTGCCCTAAGTCGAGAGAGATTcataacacaaaacacacattctTATCCATTCTACTCAGAAGAGATGTTGAGTCCATCTGTGTAGTGATAAATTATATGGCACTCACAAAACGGGAGGAGTTGTCGTTCCTCAGTGTTTTGGCATTACCAAAAGCCTCCATGGCGGGGTTAGCCGCAATGATCTGGTCCTCTAAGGTACCCTGGGGAAGCAAAAGATGTGTGACTTGATGCCAATTGCTGTAAGGATGGCAACATGATTTTAAGGAAAGCACAAGGTGATGTTTCTCACTGATTGTCATTTGAAGAGATAATGTATTAGAGGGATGGACTTCATAATAGGAATAATGTGTAACACGATGATGGAAGGAGGATAAAAACACATCTGGGTAGAAGTCAAAAAACAAAATAGGGTATCAACTTAGATGGTCAAATAAAAAGACAGTTGATAAAGTAGGGCGAAAAGGATGGAATAAAAAGGGATGACAATAAACAGGCATGTTGTGGGACAAGGAAGTCTGCAGGATCAGGGAGACAAACGGCAAAGGTAACTCTTTGTTTTGCAAACCAGGGAAAGCCAGGGGGAAAACTTTAGGCTACCTACAGGTAaaatacacacaaccagtagttATCAAATAGTCCAAATATAACAAGcctgtccaaaaaaaaaaaaaaatatgcaaaaaggAATGAAAGATGAAAAGGGGTTTAGGTTGAAAAAAAGGGTGTGGGGAGCTCTCTGCCTTACTCCTGTCTTGGCTGCATCACCCAGGGCTGCTACAATGGCAAAATACTGAATTACACGTTTCGTGTTGACTGTTTTGCCAGCACCGGATTCGCCGCTGGGAGTGGTAgacaaaaatgtatttgaaaaaaatCAACATAAttataatgaaaaatgtatgtacCTCACTCTGACAAGAGTGACAAAAATGAACTGTTTCCATCAGCACAGTAAATACTGTAATGCAAGAGGTCCTTGGAAGGGGTCGAAACCTAAATAATAAGCGCCAAATAAAGGCTTTGGTGGGAGTGTGAATTGTATGCTTTTTGTGTGAATTGTAACAATTGATTAGAATTATTACAAATTTGTAGAAAACACATTTttcagttatttgaaaacaaatacaGGCGTCAATCTAGTGGCCGTGTTAGAATGGAGCAGGGCTTTGACTTACGTGATGAGCATGGATTGATTCTCACAATCTATTAAGAGAACATATTGCACAGAGTTAGcagaaaaataagtatttttagGCATTGTGTAAGCACTGAACATATTTTATCTAAATGTAGAACATGGATTCTTAATTCCAACATGACACAGCTTCTATGTTTAGAGTCTGTATTGAGACCAAAGACTGTATTGGTTGAGACTTACTGCGCAACATATCATTGTAGGCGTTGTCAGCGATGGCGTAGATATGGGGTGGGGTCTCATTGCGCCTCTTGCCTTTGTAGGCAGCGATCACATCAGACGAATAGACGGGAAGATACTTATATGGGTTGATTGTCACACAGAACAACCCAGAGTaggtctgcagagagagagagagaaagaaagagatgagaCAAATTGGTTGTGTGAGAGATATAGACAAGGACAGAGAGTTAAATAGAaaggaaattaaataaataaaaggtcaaTGTATCGTGAAACTCAAAAACAAATAGGCCACATGTAGTGTGATACACAGGGAGAGTCTCACTGGTTCAGAATAGCCTCAGTTTATCCTCCCCTCTATGGTGTGATGTACAGAACCGTGACTCACATAGATCATCCACATACTGTAGCGCCTGGTGAGATTGAAAAGCACAGAGGCTTCATTGAGGTTAGTCAGCATGGCCATGTCCTCAATCATGTCAAACTTCGGAGGGTTTGTCTGCTGAATGTCATCCTCTTTCACAACCAAAGTCTttgaaagagaggggggaaaaaacaacagTGTAAGTCTATAGTCAATTCATACAGTAGGTAGGTGATAATTCAAGGGACTTAAAGCACCACTGTACCACACCATATTCAACTTTTGGTACTAACATTTCATATACATTCTATTAGGTCTGCAAATCtattaaattaaaaaatatataacagtCCATGCACTTCAGAACAAGGATAAGTATATTTGGATTTAGCTACTGTATATCATGGACTTAATGAGGTCAGTTTCAACAAGTGTTGAAGAGTCAGTATTATGATATCACTTTCTGCCATATTAACTACAAGACAAGTGCTAAAACTATCCTTATTATGTTGTATTCAACTGCAACAACTAGCCTACCAACCCTTCCATCTTTGGTCTCCACAGTGGCTTTGTCACCATCCAGTTCTTTGATTTCCACCTCGATGTAAGCCTCCTTCTCATTCGGGATCCAGACTCGTTTGGTACCTGAGCAAAATAATAGAAAGTTTATGGGCATTTAGAGGGGCAAAAACGTAACAAAAAAAATGTGCACCATCAAAACTTGCAAAACTGTGGAAAATCTAATGGTCGGCTTCCAtatgttcttgtttttttttttgtccatggGTAGTAGTGTATGGCAAGACAAATACAATTGTTGAACTGATGTGCATTTCTGACAGTTATCCTACCATCAAAAGCCAGGGTCCTGGCGGCCAAAGCCTCCAAATTGGTGAGACGTAGGAACGAGGCTGCATCCCCGAAATCTTTAGTTTCATTAAAGCGAGACATGGTGACAACTCCGCAGGAAAAAACAGCACCAAAGCACCTACAATGAATAAGAGCAACAACTTAAACACATTGAAGACAAGCTCAAAACTGCCGGAGACAATTTGAATTGTAAAATGTGATTATCAATAGGCCTATTATTATAAAATGATGGTTAGTTGGTGCATCTGGTATACTAACCGTTGAACGCACTGTTAACTTCTCTTTTATTGTCCTCCTCAAGGTCAGGGTTAGCGGAGCTATGTCAGATATCCCCatgtgtctccttcctcagcAGCCTATTGGCCCGGACCGTGTGCACGGACGGTCACGAATAGCAATCTGCATTTTTATCTCTTCTCAAACCTACAGTAGGCCAGTTATTTTTAAAACGGCATTGTTTTACAGAGGATTGCGTCAATGTTTGACTTCATTCTGGCAATCATAAACTGCACATAGTCATCTCAACGTGCAGAAGATGTGCACGTTTACACTGTAAATCAATTGGAACAGCGGTGTTCTTTTCTGTCCATGCCATGAAACATAATGTTTTCCTTCTATTTGATCGTCTTTATCAGGAAACATAATACGATCTGACTGGAACAAACTTGAATCTGAATGTGCAGAAGGCCCCCATCTGCGCAAAAACTGGTTGAGTCAAGGTTttttccacgtaatttcaacaCAAACGTttaatgtgatgacattgaatcaatgtggaaaaaatGTTTGAAAAAAGTGATCAAAGTAAGGGAATTGACGTATTTTGTAACACCCAACTTTTCCCTAAATCCAATGGTGCGCTGAAATGTGTTCGGTGGGTCAGGGAGTTTAGTGTTCCTGCAGGGTGCACAATGTAATTGGTATGAGCTTCAGAAGTTGACTGTCACTGTTGTGGCAATTAGAAAATATAGCTTGTCAAGATGTTCCATGTTACAGATTAAAGTTGACCACTAACTCATATAGTGATTGACCTGGACTACAAGTGGCAtaaattttttaaaaatcaaatcTGTACAATAACGACAATTCATGATGATACCATTTGGTTTTCAAATAGGAATGGACAAGGCTATATGTCAGTGAAAAGGGGGGATGACTGTAATGTTGGACGTAGGCGTGTGGAAATAGATGGGGAAAAACTGAGCCAGTGGGAGTTTGCAGGGTGGGGATATGGTGGATTGGAGTCAGTggggtaaagtacttaagtaaaaatactttaaagtactacttaagtagttttttggggtatctgtagcttgactatttatatttgacaacttttacttttacttcactacattcctaaagaacataatgtactttttactccatacattttacctgacaaccaaaagtactcgttacattttgaatgcttagcaggacaggaaaattgatGAATTGACAAACTCACGCATTTATCAAGACAACAcatggtcatcccttctgcctctaatctggcggactcaataaacacaaatgcatcttttgtcaatgatgtctgagtgttggagtgtgccactggctatccatacattttaaaaacaagaaaatggtgctgtctgctttgcttaaattaagaaattatttatactttatactacttttacttttgatacttaagtatatttagaaccaaatacttttagacttttactcaagtagaattttactgagtgacttttacttttacttcaag
Encoded proteins:
- the LOC139416512 gene encoding myosin-7-like, with the translated sequence MSRFNETKDFGDAASFLRLTNLEALAARTLAFDGTKRVWIPNEKEAYIEVEIKELDGDKATVETKDGRTLVVKEDDIQQTNPPKFDMIEDMAMLTNLNEASVLFNLTRRYSMWMIYTYSGLFCVTINPYKYLPVYSSDVIAAYKGKRRNETPPHIYAIADNAYNDMLRNCENQSMLITGESGAGKTVNTKRVIQYFAIVAALGDAAKTGGTLEDQIIAANPAMEAFGNAKTLRNDNSSRFGKFIRIHFGPTGKLASADIDIYLLEKSRVVFQQPEERSYHIYYQILSHKKPELQDILLISTNPFDYHFCSQGVTKVENMNDEEELLATDHAMDSLGFTPEEKYGCYKIVGAIMHFGNMKFKTVQREEQAEADGTESADKASYLMGISSADLIKGLLHPRVKVGNEYIIKGQTVEQVNYSVGALAKSTYDRMFKWMVGRINNSLYTALPRQFFIGVLDIAGFEIFAFNNFEQLCINFTNEKLQQYFNHHMFILEQEEYKREGIDWTFIDFGLDLQACINLIEKSMGILSILEEECMFPKATDVSFKTKLYDNHVGKSPNFLKPRLDKKRKYETHFELVHYAGVVPYNISGWLDKNKDPLNETIVTCFQKSSNKLLASLFENFISSDAAADPKTEARGKRKKGVSFQTVSQLHKENLNKLMANLRSTQPHFVRCIIPNESKTPGDLEPFQVLHQLRCNGVLEGIRICRKGFPNRILYAEFKQRYRILNPMAIPEDSFVDSRKAVEKLLGSLDIDHTQYKFGITKVFFKAGLLGLLEDMRDERLSEILTMLQAMLRGKLMRMERRKMMDKREAIEVIQWNIRAFAAVKNWPWMMLFFKLRPLLRSATAEKELAALKEEFAKLKEAFGKSETKRKEVEERQVALIQEKNDLALQLQAEQDNLADAEDRCDLLIKAKLQLEAKIKELMERLEDEEEMNASLTANKRKLEDECAELKKDIDDLEITLAKVEKERHGTENKVKNLMEEIGVLDKSILSLTKEKKALQEAHQQALTDLQVEDDKVNMLNKAKIKLEQQVDDLEGSLEQEKKVRMDLERIKRKLEGDLKLSMESVMDLENDKQQLEEKLKKRDFEMSQFSSKVEDEQALVIQLQKKIKELQTRIEEVEEELEAERLWRTKAEKQRGDVSRELEELSERLEEAGGASAAQIAMNKKREQDFLKMRRDLEEVGLHHEATAAALRRKHADSVAELGGQIDMLQRVKQKLEKEKAEYRMEAEDLASNLERLSKSKATTEKMCHLYEDQMNEARAKVEELQRQLTDISNQRACAVTESSEYSRRLEEQEAMVSQLQRTKISFSQNTEELKKQLEEENKAKNALAHALQSSRHDCDLLREQYEQEQEAKSELQQALVKANAEVAQWRTKYEIDAIQRTEELEETKKKLAVRLQNTEEAVETSHAKCSSLEKTKHRLQTEIEDLMVDLERSNAAALALDKRQRNFDKVLSEWRQKYEDCQSELESSQKESRSLSTELFKLKNSYEEAIDHLETLKRESKNLQEEIADLADQISQGGKTIHELERMKKVLDVEKSDIKAALEEAEGTLEHEESKTLRVQLELNQFKTEVDRKIAEKDEEIDSLRRNHQRSLESLQTTLETEARSRNEAVRLKKKMEGDMNEMEVQLNHANRHAAEYQRLLHHLQGQIKDLQLELDCRIHQNEELKEQWGLTERRNNLLVAEVQELCTVVEQTDRGRKMAEHELLEATERVNLLHAQNTSLVNHKKKMECDLSMLAGEVDEAGQECRNAEEKAKKAITDAAMMAEELKKEQDTSSHLERMKKNMEQTIKDLQLRLDEAEQIALKGGKKQIQKLEIRMRDLESELLCEQKKSEEFQKGVRKYERRVKELSYQAEEDRKNLLRMQELIDKLQAKVKSYKRLAEEAEEQVNCNVTKYRKMVHELDNAEERADMAETWVNKLRVTVRTRDPGPAKIAE